From the Micromonospora lupini genome, one window contains:
- a CDS encoding MarR family winged helix-turn-helix transcriptional regulator, with protein MTEDTTDSGDESLAETFWAVASRLRRQTRESLAPWDVTPSQSRALGVLGRHGEVRPGTLAEHLRIAPRSATEVIDDLQARGLVERRPDPADRRATLVALTAEGTRISAAIRAARRAEADRFFGHLDDSDRAELARILRTLRA; from the coding sequence GTGACCGAGGACACCACCGACAGCGGCGACGAGAGCCTGGCCGAGACGTTCTGGGCGGTCGCGTCCCGTCTGCGCCGACAGACCCGGGAGTCGTTGGCGCCCTGGGACGTCACCCCCAGCCAGTCCCGGGCGCTCGGGGTGCTCGGTCGCCACGGAGAGGTACGCCCCGGCACGCTCGCCGAGCACCTGCGCATCGCGCCCCGCTCGGCCACCGAGGTCATCGACGACCTCCAGGCCCGCGGGCTCGTCGAGCGCAGACCCGACCCGGCCGACCGCCGGGCGACACTTGTCGCGCTCACGGCCGAGGGCACCCGGATCAGCGCCGCCATCCGGGCCGCCCGCCGCGCCGAGGCGGACCGCTTCTTCGGCCACCTCGACGACAGCGACCGCGCCGAGCTGGCCCGCATCCTGCGCACCCTGCGCGCATAA